The sequence below is a genomic window from Nitrobacter winogradskyi Nb-255.
GATACGGTCGACAATCAGCTCGTCCGGTTCGAGCAGGATCCGAACAATGCGAAGATTTTGGATAACATCTTCCGGCTGGTCCATACCATCAAGGGTACGTGCGGTTTTCTGGGCCTGCCGAGGCTAGAGGCGCTCGCTCATGCGGCGGAGACGCTGATGGGCAAGTTTCGCGACGGCATGGCGGTGACCGGCGAGGCCGTGACGCTTATCCTGTCCACCATCGATCGCATCAAGGATATCCTGGGCCAGCTCGAAGCGAGCGGGACGGAGCCGGAGGGAGCCGATGCCGATCTGATCGACGCGCTGCATCGCATGGCCGAGCGTGATCCATCCGGGCCGGCTTCCGACATCTCCGAAGCGACGCCGGAATGTGACATAGCGGGGACGCTCACCTACCAGGTTCTCGAACGGCCTCTGCGCCCCGGCGAGGTGTCGCTTGATGATCTCGAGCGCGCGTTCCGCGAGACGGAGGTGGAGTCGACCGCGCCCGCTTCGCAGCCCGCGCCGGCAGCGCCGGTTGCTTCGAAGCCGGTCGCCACGGCTGCTCCGAAGAAAGTGGAGGATACTCCGGAAGGCGACCGGGTCGCCAACCAGTCGATTCGCGTCAACGTGGATACGCTTGAGCACCTGATGACGATGGTGTCCGAGCTCGTGCTGACGCGCAACCAGTTGCTCGAGATCAGCCGCCGTCACGAGGACACCGAATTCAAGGTGCCGCTGCAACGGCTGTCCAACGTCACCGCCGAGTTGCAGGAAGGGGTGATGAAGACGCGGATGCAGCCGATCGGCAATGCCTGGCAGAAACTGCCGCGCATCGTGCGCGACCTTTCGAGCGAACTCGGCAAGCAGATCGAACTCGAGATGCATGGCGCCGACACCGAGCTCGACCGCCAGGTTCTCGACCTCGTCAAGGATCCGCTGACCCACATGGTGCGGAATTCCGCCGATCATGGCCTGGAAACACCGGCGGAGCGCATCAAGGCGGGAAAGCCGGAGCAGGGCACCATCCGTCTCTCGGCATATCATGAGGGCGGCCACATCATCATCTGCATCGCCGACAACGGCCGTGGGCTCGATACCGAGCGCATCAAGGCAAAGGCAATTCAGAACGGCCTGGCGACCGAAGCCGAAATCGAGAGGATGACCGAGGCGCAGATTCACAAGTTCATCTTCGCTCCTGGCTTCTCGACCGCCGCGGCCGTGACCAGCGTCTCCGGACGCGGCGTCGGCATGGACGTGGTGCGGACCAATATCGATCAGATCGGCGGCACCATCGACATCAAGTCGGTGGCCGGCGAGGGTTCGAGCGTCATCATCAAGATTCCGCTGACGCTGGCGATCGTGTCGGCTCTGATCGTCGAGGCCGCGGGTGATCGCTTTGCGATACCGCAGCTCTCGGTGGTCGAGCTGGTGCGCGCGCGCGCCAATTCGGAGCATCGTATCGAGCGGATCAGGGACACGCCGGTGCTGCGGCTGCGCAACAAGCTTTTGCCGTTGATGCACCTGAAGAGGCTGCTGAAGATCGATGACGGCGCGGACAGCGATCCCGAGAACGGCTTCATCGTGGTGACGCAGGTCGGCAACCAGACCTTCGGCATCGTGGTGGACGGCGTATTCCATACCGAGGAAATCGTGGTCAAGCCGATGTCGACCATGCTGCGGCATATCGGCATGTTCTCGGGCAACACCATCCTGGGCGACGGCGCCGTGATCATGATCATCGATCCGAACGGGATCGCCCACGCGCTGGGCGCATCGGTTGTGACCCAGCAGGAGATCGCCGATGAGAATGCCGCTCGCGCCGGCGCCGCCGAACAGACGTCGCTTCTGGTGTTCCGCGCCGGCTCGGATCAGCCCAAGGCCGTGCCGCTCGCGCTCGTCACGCGACTTGAAGAGATCGCGGTCGCCAAGATCGAGATCTCCGACGGCCGCCATATGGTGCAGTATCGCGAGCAGCTCATGCCGCTGGTGCAGATGGATGGCGTTTCGATTGGAACGGACGGGACGCAGCCGGTCCTGGTGTTCGCTGATGATGGCCGGGCGGCGGGACTCGTGGTCGATGAGATCATCGACATCGTCGAGGAACGTCTGAACATCGAGGTGGCGAGCAGCAGGCCAGGCATCCTCGGCTCTGCGATCATCAAGGGCCTGGCGACGGATGTGATCGACATCGGTCATTTCCTGCCGATGGCCTTCTCCGACTGGTTCAGGCGCAAGGAGATGCGTGCGGCCGCCACCGCGCGCTCGGTGCTGCTGGTGGATGACAGCGCCTTCTTCCGCAACATGCTCGCGCCGGTCCTCAAGGCCGCGGGCTACCAGGTCAGGCTTGCGACCAACGCGCAGGAAGGTCTTCTCGCGCTGCGCTCGGGTCAGGAGTTCGACGCGATCCTCACGGACATCGAAATGCCGGACATGAACGGATTCGAGTTCGCGGAGACCGTGCGCTCCGATGATCGATTGAGCGGAACTCCGATCATCGCGCTGTCGTCGATGATTTCTCCGGCCGCGATCGAGCGGGGCCGTCAGGCTGGATTCCACGACTACGTCGCCAAGTTCGACCGGCCTGGCCTGATTGCCGCGCTGAAAGAGCAGACCGCCGAAATTGGCCGGGCGGCATGAAGGAGCGGAACATGACCACCGTCAATCAGGCCAATGAAAGCGCGCTTATCGAATACGTCACCGCGACGATTGGCGGGCAGTTGTTCGGACTGCCGATCTCACGGGTGCAGGACGTGTTCAAGCCGGAACGGCTGACTCGCGTGCCGCTGGCCTCGAATGATATCGCGGGGGTTCTGAATCTGCGCGGCCGTATCGTCACCGCGATCGATATGCGCGCCCGGCTCAAGCTTCCCAAGGGGGAAGCCGATCGCCGTCCCATGGCTGTCGGTGTCGAACTGCGCGGCGAATCCTACGGACTTCTGATCGACTCGATCGGCGAGGTCATGAAACTCCCGGATGAAGGCCGCGAGGTCAACCCGGCCAATCTCGACCGATGCACGGCGGAGCTGTCGGCGGGCGTGTATCGGCTGGACGGGCAGTTGATGGTTGTTCTCGATGTCGATCGTGTTTTGGAGATTGCACCGGACAAGCTTGCGGCATGACCACGGCGGCGCAGGCGCGCCGGCCGAGGAAAAAGCGTTGAGAAGACACGGAGACCAAAATGAAAACCTGTCTGGTCGTCGATGATTCGAGTGTCATTCGCAAGGTTGCGCGACGCATCCTGGAAGGCTTCAATTTTCGCATCGTCGAGGCCGAAAATGGAGAGAAGGGACTGGAGGCGTGCAGGCTTGAACTGCCTGACGCCGTGCTTCTGGACTGGAATATGCCCGTTATGGACGGCTACGAATTTCTTCGCAACCTGCGCCGGATGCCCGGTGGCGATCAGCCGAAGGTGGTGTTCTGCACCACGGAGAACGACGTGGCGCACATCGCCCGCGCGCTCCACGCTGGCGCCAACGAATACATCATGAAGCCGTTCGACAAGGACATCGTCACGGCGAAATTTCAGGAAATCGGCCTGATCTGAATCTCGTCGCGATCCGGCCGGATATTTTTCATCTTGCGCGTAATGGGCATGAGTACTGCGGTGGCAAGTCCGGTGGCTCTGGATTCGGGAAAGCTGGAGCCGCTACGGGTCATGGTGGTCGATGATTCCGTCGTTATCCGCGGGCTGATTTCCAGATGGATCGAGGCCGAGCCCGACATGATGGTCGCGGCCTCGCTTCGCACCGGCCGCGACGCCGTCAGCCAGGTCGAGCGCGCCGATCCGGACGTCGTGGTCCTCGACATCGAAATGCCCGAACTCGACGGCATTTCCGCGCTGCCGCAACTGCTGGCCAAAAAGCGCAACCTCATCGTCATCATGGCCTCGACGCTGACCCGCCGCAACGCGGAGATCAGTTTCAAGGCGCTGTCGCTCGGCGCGTCCGATTACATTCCGAAGCCCGAGAGCACGCGCGAGGTCGCCGCGGCTGATATCTTCAGGCATGACCTGATGCAGAAGATCCGGCATCTCGCCGCGAAACGCCGTCGTCCGGCGACAGTCGCTTCGCCGCCGCCAGATCACGATGATTATGGATCGAACGCATCCACAATCATGAACGCGGTCGATTCCAATATTTCAGAGCGGGATGCGGGCGGAAAACCGCGACGCACTTTTCCTCATCCCGCTCTGGTCCAGCGCGAACAGCAACCGCGTTCTGCTCAAGCCGCTCGCGCGATGAGCCGGCCCCAGCCAACGCTGCGTTCCTTCAGCGCGCACCTCCCGCGTGCGCTGCTGATCGGTTCGTCCACGGGCGGGCCGCAGGCGCTGATGACGCTGGTGGCCGGAATAGGACCGGTGATCGACCGCTGTCCGGTGCTGATCACCCAGCACATGCCCCCGACGTTCACCACCATTCTCGCCGAGCATCTGGCGCGGGCCGCGGGGCGTCCGGCGCATGAGGGCGTGGATCAGGAGATCGTGAAGCAGGGCCATATCTATCTCGCGCCCGGCGGCCGTCACATGCGGGTGGCGAGAAAAGGAGCAGACGCGGTCATCGTTCTGGATAACGGCCCGGCGGTGAATTTCTGCAAGCCGGCCGTCGATCCTTTGTTCATGTCGGCGATCGACGTCTGGCAGGGCGGCGCTCTGGCCGTGATCCTGACCGGAATGGGGTCGGACGGAATGCGTGGAGGCACGCAGATTGTCGCCGCGGGCGGCAGCATCATCGCCCAGGACGAAGCAAGCAGCGTGGTGTGGGGGATGCCGGGCGCCGCCGTTCAGGCGGGAATTTGCGCGGCCGTTCTGCCGCTTCAACAAATTGCTCCGAAGCTGGTTCGGCTATTCGCGGGAGACGGTTTGTGACACCGCTTGATTTCGAGTACTTGCGCAAGTTGCTGAAGGAACGGTCCGGCCTCGACTTGACCGCCGAGAAGCAATATCTGGTCGAAAGTCGGCTGACTCCGCTGGCACGCAAGGCCGGCCTCTCGGGTATCGGCGACCTCGTGCAGAAAATGAAGACCGGCGCAACGGCTCTGACGATCGACGTCGTCGAGGCGATGACCACCAACGAAACCTTCTTCTTTCGCGACAAGACGCCGTTCGAGCATCTGCGCGAAACGGTGATCCCGGCGCTGCTCCAGGCCCGCGCGGCTCGTCGGCACCTGCGGATCTGGTGCGCCGCGGGCTCGACCGGGCAGGAGCCCTATTCGATCGCGATGTGCCTGAAGGAATGCGGTCCGAAGCTGACGGGCTGGCGCACCGAGATCATCGCCACCGATCTGTCGAACGAGGTGCTCGAAAAATCGCGGGCCGGTCTCTACAGCCAGTTCGAAGTGCAGCGCGGACTGCCCATTCAGTTGCTGATCAAGCACTTCAAGCAGGTGGGTGAACTCTGGCAGATCAACCCCGACATCCGCGCGATGGTTCAGCACCGCCAGCTCAACCTGTTGCAGGATTTCTCCCATCTTGGGGTCTTCGACGTGATCTTCTGCCGCAACGTGCTGATTTACTTCGATCAGGAAACCAAGGCCGGCGTCTTCACGCGGCTCGCAAGGCAGGTGGAGGCTGATGGCTTTCTTGCGCTCGGGACTGCCGAAACCGTGGTCGGGCTGACCGACGCGTTCAAACCCCATCCCGACAAGCGCGGGCTTTATCGGCCCAATCGGGTTTCCCCGCCTTCGCGGGCGGCGGGAATGCCGTCACCCAGGGCGGCGGCCGGCGGGTAGAGAATTCCCGCCGT
It includes:
- a CDS encoding chemotaxis protein CheW, with the translated sequence MTTVNQANESALIEYVTATIGGQLFGLPISRVQDVFKPERLTRVPLASNDIAGVLNLRGRIVTAIDMRARLKLPKGEADRRPMAVGVELRGESYGLLIDSIGEVMKLPDEGREVNPANLDRCTAELSAGVYRLDGQLMVVLDVDRVLEIAPDKLAA
- a CDS encoding chemotaxis-specific protein-glutamate methyltransferase CheB; protein product: MVVDDSVVIRGLISRWIEAEPDMMVAASLRTGRDAVSQVERADPDVVVLDIEMPELDGISALPQLLAKKRNLIVIMASTLTRRNAEISFKALSLGASDYIPKPESTREVAAADIFRHDLMQKIRHLAAKRRRPATVASPPPDHDDYGSNASTIMNAVDSNISERDAGGKPRRTFPHPALVQREQQPRSAQAARAMSRPQPTLRSFSAHLPRALLIGSSTGGPQALMTLVAGIGPVIDRCPVLITQHMPPTFTTILAEHLARAAGRPAHEGVDQEIVKQGHIYLAPGGRHMRVARKGADAVIVLDNGPAVNFCKPAVDPLFMSAIDVWQGGALAVILTGMGSDGMRGGTQIVAAGGSIIAQDEASSVVWGMPGAAVQAGICAAVLPLQQIAPKLVRLFAGDGL
- a CDS encoding response regulator gives rise to the protein MKTCLVVDDSSVIRKVARRILEGFNFRIVEAENGEKGLEACRLELPDAVLLDWNMPVMDGYEFLRNLRRMPGGDQPKVVFCTTENDVAHIARALHAGANEYIMKPFDKDIVTAKFQEIGLI
- a CDS encoding hybrid sensor histidine kinase/response regulator, which produces MDDLLCEFLTETNESLDTVDNQLVRFEQDPNNAKILDNIFRLVHTIKGTCGFLGLPRLEALAHAAETLMGKFRDGMAVTGEAVTLILSTIDRIKDILGQLEASGTEPEGADADLIDALHRMAERDPSGPASDISEATPECDIAGTLTYQVLERPLRPGEVSLDDLERAFRETEVESTAPASQPAPAAPVASKPVATAAPKKVEDTPEGDRVANQSIRVNVDTLEHLMTMVSELVLTRNQLLEISRRHEDTEFKVPLQRLSNVTAELQEGVMKTRMQPIGNAWQKLPRIVRDLSSELGKQIELEMHGADTELDRQVLDLVKDPLTHMVRNSADHGLETPAERIKAGKPEQGTIRLSAYHEGGHIIICIADNGRGLDTERIKAKAIQNGLATEAEIERMTEAQIHKFIFAPGFSTAAAVTSVSGRGVGMDVVRTNIDQIGGTIDIKSVAGEGSSVIIKIPLTLAIVSALIVEAAGDRFAIPQLSVVELVRARANSEHRIERIRDTPVLRLRNKLLPLMHLKRLLKIDDGADSDPENGFIVVTQVGNQTFGIVVDGVFHTEEIVVKPMSTMLRHIGMFSGNTILGDGAVIMIIDPNGIAHALGASVVTQQEIADENAARAGAAEQTSLLVFRAGSDQPKAVPLALVTRLEEIAVAKIEISDGRHMVQYREQLMPLVQMDGVSIGTDGTQPVLVFADDGRAAGLVVDEIIDIVEERLNIEVASSRPGILGSAIIKGLATDVIDIGHFLPMAFSDWFRRKEMRAAATARSVLLVDDSAFFRNMLAPVLKAAGYQVRLATNAQEGLLALRSGQEFDAILTDIEMPDMNGFEFAETVRSDDRLSGTPIIALSSMISPAAIERGRQAGFHDYVAKFDRPGLIAALKEQTAEIGRAA
- a CDS encoding CheR family methyltransferase is translated as MTPLDFEYLRKLLKERSGLDLTAEKQYLVESRLTPLARKAGLSGIGDLVQKMKTGATALTIDVVEAMTTNETFFFRDKTPFEHLRETVIPALLQARAARRHLRIWCAAGSTGQEPYSIAMCLKECGPKLTGWRTEIIATDLSNEVLEKSRAGLYSQFEVQRGLPIQLLIKHFKQVGELWQINPDIRAMVQHRQLNLLQDFSHLGVFDVIFCRNVLIYFDQETKAGVFTRLARQVEADGFLALGTAETVVGLTDAFKPHPDKRGLYRPNRVSPPSRAAGMPSPRAAAGG